A single region of the Acidobacteriota bacterium genome encodes:
- a CDS encoding XRE family transcriptional regulator: MPKSGTLTHSKAECAEIGRRLRCAREAKGITQAAAASAIGVARTTLVAIEQGRRTWRPSEIQRLAATYGTTANELLRAEAVHVNLVPRFRKLHGSGSDQAESAARLLADLVRAETELENLLGIRRTLNYPPERAILPGDVERQAETDASEFRQWLGLRQAPVRDVLSLLELDLGVRVYVRPIDSRISGLFAYDETVGACVLLNAKHPPARRAQTAIHELAHLLSARHAPAIHYRHGRGTSREERYANAFARAFLTPRRAVTERLQALTAGSGTVTRRAIILLSHAFGVSLEAMVRRLEDLRLVHRGSWDWFQANGRITREHVREVLGDLDQPEAQALETHGSTTLRLTALASDVYRKELLSEGQLASLLRLGRRELRQLLAHEAFGVDAGTSKPSV; this comes from the coding sequence TTGCCGAAATCCGGGACGCTTACGCATAGCAAAGCCGAGTGCGCGGAGATCGGCCGACGCCTCCGCTGCGCCCGTGAAGCCAAGGGCATCACGCAAGCTGCCGCAGCCTCCGCCATCGGCGTCGCTCGCACCACCCTAGTGGCAATCGAGCAGGGCCGGAGAACCTGGCGGCCTTCCGAGATACAACGGCTGGCTGCAACCTACGGCACGACAGCGAACGAACTGCTGCGCGCCGAGGCGGTCCACGTCAATCTCGTGCCTCGATTTCGGAAGCTGCACGGTTCGGGCTCTGACCAGGCCGAGTCCGCCGCCCGTTTGCTGGCCGACTTGGTGCGAGCAGAGACCGAGCTCGAGAACCTCCTCGGCATTCGGAGAACCCTGAACTACCCTCCTGAGAGGGCCATCCTGCCAGGCGATGTCGAGCGCCAGGCCGAGACCGACGCTTCGGAGTTCCGGCAGTGGCTCGGTCTGCGACAGGCTCCCGTTCGTGACGTGCTCAGCCTCCTGGAACTCGACCTCGGAGTACGCGTCTACGTCCGCCCCATCGATTCCCGGATCTCCGGCCTCTTCGCCTACGACGAAACCGTCGGTGCCTGTGTCCTGTTGAACGCGAAGCACCCGCCCGCAAGGCGAGCCCAGACTGCCATTCACGAGTTGGCCCACCTTCTTTCGGCCCGGCATGCTCCCGCGATCCACTACCGCCATGGCCGAGGAACGTCTCGCGAGGAGCGTTACGCCAACGCCTTCGCTCGCGCCTTCCTGACGCCGAGGCGGGCCGTCACCGAACGCCTGCAGGCGCTCACGGCCGGCTCAGGAACCGTGACGCGACGAGCGATCATCCTCTTGAGCCATGCGTTCGGGGTATCGCTCGAAGCGATGGTTCGCCGCCTGGAGGATCTGCGACTCGTCCATCGGGGCTCCTGGGACTGGTTCCAAGCCAACGGCCGCATCACCCGGGAACACGTCCGCGAGGTGCTAGGGGACCTCGACCAGCCTGAGGCCCAGGCGCTCGAAACGCACGGATCGACGACTCTTCGCCTGACCGCCCTTGCGAGCGATGTCTACCGCAAGGAGTTGCTCAGCGAAGGCCAGTTGGCCAGCCTCTTGCGTCTAGGGCGCCGGGAACTCCGTCAACTGCTTGCCCACGAGGCCTTCGGAGTCGATGCCGGCACCTCCAAGCCATCTGTATAG
- a CDS encoding clan AA aspartic protease, which translates to MRKEQVKMGLTHVQVTVRNPADLGRSWEGTFLVDTGAIDSLVPRDRLEQIGLRPRDQRTYELADGREAVMDIAVAELEFMGDVIGTTIVVGDEGTEPLLGVTALESLGIEVDPTNQRLRRLPSIRLKAAGEALVGT; encoded by the coding sequence ATGAGAAAGGAGCAAGTGAAGATGGGACTCACCCACGTTCAAGTCACCGTTCGCAACCCCGCCGACCTCGGCCGGAGCTGGGAGGGCACCTTCCTGGTCGACACCGGCGCGATCGACTCCCTCGTGCCGAGAGACCGCCTGGAGCAGATCGGCCTGCGACCTCGAGACCAACGCACCTATGAACTCGCAGATGGTAGGGAAGCGGTGATGGACATCGCGGTCGCCGAGTTGGAGTTCATGGGGGACGTCATCGGCACCACGATCGTCGTCGGCGACGAAGGCACTGAACCTCTGCTGGGTGTGACCGCGTTGGAGTCGCTGGGCATCGAGGTCGATCCGACGAACCAGCGACTGAGGAGGCTGCCGTCGATTCGCTTGAAGGCAGCTGGCGAGGCTCTCGTGGGGACCTGA
- a CDS encoding helicase-related protein, giving the protein MAEFTSHQGSPVEIDGDVRRLRGHLGLTQEQFAERLGVSTITVHRWESGQSYPRRLALEKLAQLRQEAAAAAAASEVQPMRTLRPAARPAVGLDFAGDPEAVLAVADALRLSFGRQFNPAFAIETSRIHPLLHQRFAVYERMLKQDPLRFLLADDAGAGKTIMTGLYVREMMSRERLERVLIVPPAGLVGNWRRELWNLFRLDFRIVDGAEARADNPFRGSGGDRVIVSLDTLAGDKMFDILRRAGRGYDLVVFDEAHKLSVHERGNRIDRTRRYQLAEALAVGAGLEGRFGGLDWTAQHLLLLTATPHMGKSLPYAWLWRLLDADAFGAVEAVRRASRSTRDRHFLRRTKEEMTGLDGGPLYPPRTCDTFSYRLSGGEDGEQNLYERTTRYLDDCYGRALDNQPAVELAKTVFQRRLASSTWALLRSFERRIEKLTRTAEAIENGELTADLLLQRQRRLSERHRRDYFDDAAADDDMAADGWAEGNEAYEDAVLGAVTVVGAEELRREAEQVEDLAEQARQLIASGTETKFEQLRQVLEDPDCKDEKWLIFSEHRDTVDHLVRRLEGLGYRGHTAQIHGGMDWRERERQVAAFRRPNGARYMVATDAAGEGINLQFCRLMVNYDIPWNPARLEQRMGRIHRYGQQSEVRIFNLVAGSTREGRVLRVLLEKLDAIREELSSDKVFDVVGRLFEGESLTRFMARATSDEGEGRAVERVEQAVDAARVKRIDERDADVYGVPEASVTGEDLRPEVERERYLHLLPAHVRRLVERGARLLDLEIKGDLDDRFALAPAKRGALDRLLPAFDTYPRDAREWLTTRRPQDDDTGIWLHPGEPLFDALCDEIRTRFRNDALRGSIFVDSMAEEPYLLHLAEIWIEQEQAATGRSPSRRGMARRVVERRLVALRQRADEPPEQCPVERVLLLAPTGLAPGMAPLAPRALDLRAQAGAHLGVLLEDLTKDLRGEREADLPERRRRAAVGFDLRASELASLRSKLVQSGRDPADRKGEELEAVKAEQKRLSTERQFALDRIEAEPRRILPGGHRFLLHALVVRPEDAGSAASAERLDVAVEELAVRIAADREHARKAKVQDVSKPGLARAAGLPDWPGFDLLSTLPNGDQRCIEVKGRAGRSGVPIQSNEWAQACKLGSRYWLYVVLDCAGPEPELLRICDPFHKLLASERTRAQFDVPLGSLIEAAETRELKHEGRRGPN; this is encoded by the coding sequence GTGGCGGAGTTCACTTCTCATCAAGGTTCCCCAGTCGAGATCGACGGCGACGTCCGCCGCCTTCGCGGCCACCTCGGGCTGACGCAGGAACAGTTCGCCGAACGACTCGGCGTTTCGACGATCACCGTCCACCGTTGGGAGTCCGGACAGTCCTATCCCCGACGGCTCGCGCTCGAGAAGCTGGCGCAACTCCGCCAGGAGGCCGCGGCCGCGGCAGCGGCATCCGAAGTGCAGCCCATGCGAACGCTGCGCCCGGCAGCGCGTCCGGCTGTTGGCCTGGACTTCGCGGGCGACCCCGAGGCCGTGCTCGCGGTGGCGGACGCGCTCCGGTTGTCGTTCGGGCGGCAGTTCAACCCGGCCTTCGCGATCGAGACGTCGCGCATCCATCCGCTGCTGCACCAGCGCTTCGCCGTCTACGAGCGGATGCTGAAGCAGGATCCGCTGCGCTTCCTGCTCGCGGACGATGCCGGCGCCGGGAAGACGATCATGACCGGTCTGTACGTCCGCGAGATGATGTCGAGGGAGCGCCTGGAGCGCGTGTTGATCGTTCCTCCCGCGGGTTTGGTCGGCAACTGGCGGCGGGAGCTGTGGAACCTGTTTCGACTGGACTTCCGCATCGTCGACGGTGCCGAGGCGAGAGCGGACAATCCGTTCCGCGGCTCTGGCGGCGACCGCGTGATCGTATCGCTGGACACGCTGGCTGGCGACAAGATGTTCGACATCCTCCGACGGGCCGGCCGCGGCTACGACCTGGTCGTCTTCGACGAGGCGCACAAACTCAGCGTCCACGAGAGGGGCAACCGCATCGACAGGACCCGCCGCTACCAGCTCGCCGAAGCACTGGCGGTCGGCGCCGGCCTGGAAGGTCGGTTCGGCGGTCTTGACTGGACAGCGCAACATCTCCTGCTTCTCACCGCCACGCCGCACATGGGAAAGAGCCTTCCCTACGCATGGCTGTGGCGACTGCTCGACGCCGACGCTTTCGGCGCGGTGGAGGCCGTTCGCCGGGCTTCCCGATCTACACGCGATCGACACTTCCTCCGTCGCACGAAGGAGGAGATGACCGGCCTCGACGGTGGACCGCTCTACCCTCCGCGAACGTGCGACACGTTCAGTTACCGCCTGAGCGGAGGTGAGGACGGCGAGCAGAACCTCTACGAACGGACCACCCGGTATCTCGATGACTGCTACGGCCGTGCCCTGGACAACCAGCCCGCCGTCGAGTTGGCCAAGACCGTGTTCCAACGTCGGCTCGCCAGTTCGACCTGGGCTCTGCTCCGTTCTTTCGAACGGCGTATCGAGAAGCTCACGCGGACGGCGGAGGCGATCGAGAACGGCGAACTCACAGCCGACCTGCTGCTGCAGAGGCAGCGCCGCCTAAGCGAGCGGCACCGCCGCGACTACTTCGACGACGCGGCGGCGGACGACGACATGGCTGCCGACGGCTGGGCCGAGGGCAACGAGGCGTACGAGGATGCGGTTCTCGGGGCAGTCACCGTGGTCGGCGCGGAGGAGCTGCGGCGTGAGGCGGAGCAGGTCGAAGACCTGGCAGAACAGGCGCGCCAACTGATCGCCTCCGGCACGGAAACCAAGTTCGAGCAGCTCCGTCAGGTGCTCGAGGATCCCGACTGCAAGGATGAGAAGTGGCTCATCTTCAGCGAACATAGGGACACCGTGGACCACCTGGTCCGGCGCCTGGAGGGGCTTGGCTACAGGGGCCACACGGCGCAGATCCACGGCGGCATGGACTGGCGGGAGCGGGAACGCCAGGTGGCGGCTTTCAGGCGGCCGAACGGCGCGCGCTACATGGTCGCGACCGATGCGGCCGGCGAAGGCATCAACCTGCAGTTCTGCCGGCTAATGGTGAACTACGACATCCCGTGGAACCCGGCGCGACTGGAGCAGCGGATGGGCCGGATCCACCGCTACGGCCAGCAGTCCGAGGTCCGGATCTTCAATCTCGTCGCTGGCAGCACCCGCGAGGGAAGGGTCTTGCGGGTGCTGCTGGAGAAGCTCGACGCCATTCGGGAGGAACTCTCATCCGACAAGGTCTTCGACGTGGTCGGCCGCCTGTTCGAGGGCGAGTCGCTGACCCGTTTCATGGCCCGTGCGACGAGCGACGAGGGCGAGGGGCGGGCAGTCGAGCGGGTCGAGCAGGCGGTTGACGCTGCCCGGGTGAAGCGGATCGATGAGCGGGACGCGGACGTCTATGGCGTACCGGAAGCCTCCGTGACCGGAGAGGATCTGCGTCCTGAGGTGGAAAGGGAGCGCTACCTGCACCTCCTTCCCGCGCATGTGCGGCGTTTGGTCGAGCGGGGTGCGCGACTCCTCGATCTCGAAATCAAGGGCGACCTGGACGACCGCTTCGCTCTGGCGCCGGCAAAGCGCGGCGCTCTCGACCGGTTGTTGCCGGCGTTCGACACCTATCCCCGCGACGCGCGCGAGTGGTTGACGACTCGCCGGCCACAGGATGACGACACCGGCATCTGGCTTCACCCCGGGGAACCGCTGTTCGATGCCCTGTGCGACGAGATTCGCACGCGATTCAGGAACGACGCACTACGGGGATCGATCTTCGTCGACTCGATGGCCGAAGAGCCCTACCTGCTTCATCTCGCCGAGATTTGGATTGAGCAGGAGCAGGCTGCCACTGGCCGAAGCCCAAGTCGCCGGGGGATGGCGCGCCGGGTGGTGGAGCGGCGTCTCGTCGCCTTGCGGCAACGGGCCGACGAGCCGCCCGAGCAGTGTCCGGTAGAGAGAGTCCTGTTGCTCGCGCCGACCGGTCTCGCGCCCGGCATGGCGCCGCTTGCGCCCCGGGCGCTCGACCTCCGTGCCCAGGCCGGCGCCCACCTCGGCGTCCTACTAGAAGACCTGACGAAGGACCTGCGGGGAGAGCGGGAAGCGGACCTGCCCGAGCGCCGCCGGCGCGCCGCCGTAGGCTTCGATCTCCGGGCTTCAGAACTCGCGTCGCTGCGGTCGAAGCTCGTGCAGAGCGGTCGAGACCCCGCCGACCGCAAAGGCGAGGAACTGGAGGCGGTCAAGGCCGAACAAAAGCGGCTGTCGACCGAACGCCAGTTCGCCTTGGATCGCATCGAGGCGGAGCCGCGTCGGATCCTCCCGGGTGGCCACCGTTTCCTGCTCCACGCACTCGTCGTTCGCCCGGAGGATGCAGGGTCTGCCGCGAGCGCCGAGCGGCTCGACGTAGCGGTGGAAGAACTCGCCGTCCGCATCGCGGCCGACCGGGAGCACGCCCGAAAGGCCAAGGTACAGGACGTCTCGAAGCCCGGCCTCGCGAGGGCCGCCGGCCTGCCGGATTGGCCAGGGTTCGACCTGCTCTCGACCCTCCCGAATGGCGATCAGCGGTGCATTGAAGTCAAGGGCCGGGCCGGCCGGTCCGGGGTCCCGATTCAGTCGAACGAGTGGGCGCAGGCGTGCAAGCTGGGCAGCCGCTACTGGCTCTACGTCGTGCTCGACTGCGCTGGCCCGGAGCCCGAGCTGCTGCGAATCTGCGACCCGTTCCACAAGCTGCTCGCCAGCGAGCGAACGAGAGCGCAGTTTGACGTGCCGCTGGGATCCTTGATCGAGGCGGCCGAGACACGAGAATTGAAACACGAAGGTCGGAGGGGACCGAACTGA